A genomic stretch from Candidatus Thiothrix anitrata includes:
- a CDS encoding DUF4743 domain-containing protein: MSYLDRIQTCNNFDPTDYHGLLIDGEIYGQVQPDFAEHLREWAELFTVTADAVRLNSALVDYHERTLAVAPVFQELHARGVIDSWVGEAYPVTHAFGATAQMEVERAATNFLGVKSFGIHLNGLVRKADGIHVWVATRSRDKPFWPGKLDQMVAGGQPVGLGLLDNVVKESQEEANIPAALARQAQAVGTVSYRQAGWRGLDNSTIYIYDLWLPEDFVPENTDGEVLQFELLPLVEIARMTETTDDFKDNCNLVNIDLLLRMGVISPQHPEYSAIHAALTR; the protein is encoded by the coding sequence ATGAGTTACCTAGATCGCATTCAAACTTGCAATAATTTTGATCCTACTGATTACCATGGGTTGCTGATTGACGGTGAGATTTACGGGCAGGTGCAGCCGGATTTCGCCGAGCATTTGCGCGAATGGGCTGAACTGTTTACGGTGACAGCCGACGCGGTGCGCCTAAATTCCGCGCTGGTGGATTATCATGAGCGCACGCTGGCTGTTGCACCGGTGTTTCAGGAATTGCACGCACGCGGTGTGATCGACAGTTGGGTCGGTGAGGCTTACCCTGTTACCCATGCGTTCGGCGCGACTGCACAGATGGAAGTCGAGCGTGCCGCGACTAATTTTTTGGGTGTGAAAAGTTTCGGCATACACCTGAACGGTTTGGTGCGTAAAGCCGATGGTATTCATGTGTGGGTGGCAACACGCTCCCGCGATAAACCGTTTTGGCCGGGTAAACTGGATCAGATGGTGGCTGGCGGGCAACCCGTTGGCTTGGGATTATTGGATAATGTGGTGAAAGAATCCCAAGAAGAAGCCAATATTCCCGCTGCATTAGCCCGTCAAGCGCAAGCCGTCGGCACGGTCAGTTACCGTCAGGCAGGGTGGCGTGGTTTGGATAATTCCACGATTTACATTTACGATCTGTGGTTGCCGGAAGATTTTGTGCCGGAAAATACCGACGGCGAAGTGCTTCAATTTGAACTACTGCCGTTGGTGGAAATTGCCCGGATGACGGAAACCACCGATGATTTCAAAGACAATTGCAATTTGGTGAATATCGACTTGTTGTTGCGCATGGGCGTGATTAGCCCGCAACACCCTGAATACAGCGCGATTCACGCTGCTTTAACCCGATAA
- the vapC gene encoding type II toxin-antitoxin system VapC family toxin, with protein MVLIDTSVWINVFADKQGDYTADLYREINGRQVVLTRFQQLELLQGSRDEREWNKLSEYLDGQDYFEMRASTWQSAARIYYALRKKGVTVRSPIDCCIAQIAIEQQVLLMHDDADFTAIAQHFPLQQQRWTMPRRPANQIHEQAAGYAAV; from the coding sequence ATGGTGCTGATTGATACCTCGGTGTGGATCAATGTTTTCGCTGACAAGCAAGGTGATTATACGGCTGATTTGTATCGTGAAATTAATGGTCGTCAGGTGGTGTTGACGCGCTTTCAGCAACTCGAACTGTTGCAGGGTAGTCGTGATGAGCGCGAGTGGAACAAGTTAAGTGAATACCTTGACGGACAAGATTACTTTGAGATGCGTGCTTCCACATGGCAGTCAGCGGCTCGTATTTATTATGCCTTGCGTAAAAAAGGTGTGACGGTGCGTAGTCCGATTGATTGTTGTATTGCTCAAATTGCTATCGAACAACAAGTGTTGTTGATGCACGATGACGCTGATTTTACCGCTATTGCGCAACACTTTCCTTTACAGCAACAGCGTTGGACGATGCCGCGCCGTCCTGCTAATCAAATCCATGAGCAGGCTGCGGGGTATGCCGCTGTATGA
- a CDS encoding type II toxin-antitoxin system VapB family antitoxin, translating into MRTNVMLDDVLVKEAIALTGAATKRELLDMALRELIRARRKKDLFDLAGRVEFAAGYDYKASRGLRYGAD; encoded by the coding sequence ATGAGAACCAATGTGATGCTGGATGATGTGCTGGTAAAAGAAGCGATTGCCTTGACTGGGGCAGCTACTAAGCGCGAGTTGCTGGATATGGCGTTGCGTGAACTGATCCGGGCGCGGCGCAAAAAAGATTTGTTTGATTTGGCGGGGCGTGTCGAATTTGCTGCTGGTTACGATTACAAAGCGAGCCGGGGATTACGCTATGGTGCTGATTGA
- a CDS encoding SPOR domain-containing protein, which yields MYPVLILLVLLNATLFAWGFFWSPDAQPGLPSLVEPSIPALELRQDVGEVVYRSSAAGTQSSCYTLGPYNSAKAAQLVAEKIQGFGLAVNTRPMRSMETLNFLVYVPPLPDEAEAQKVLDDLTRSAVQDASLITDEPYRNAISLGFFNNLNKAKRHAEYIRYLGYDARYTEQQTPREVFWLDYDEPFGSNAPVQTWSAAIDATSDVQRIPRACQ from the coding sequence ATGTACCCGGTGTTGATTCTGTTGGTATTACTCAATGCAACGCTGTTCGCGTGGGGCTTTTTTTGGTCGCCCGATGCGCAGCCGGGTTTGCCCAGTTTGGTGGAGCCGTCGATTCCGGCGTTGGAGTTACGCCAAGATGTCGGGGAAGTGGTTTATCGCAGCAGCGCGGCAGGCACGCAAAGCAGTTGCTATACGTTGGGGCCTTACAACAGTGCGAAAGCGGCGCAGTTGGTGGCGGAAAAAATTCAGGGCTTTGGTTTGGCAGTGAACACCCGCCCGATGCGCAGCATGGAAACGCTGAACTTTCTGGTTTACGTGCCGCCATTGCCGGATGAAGCAGAAGCGCAAAAAGTGCTGGATGATTTAACCCGTTCGGCGGTGCAGGATGCGTCATTGATTACCGACGAGCCTTACCGCAACGCGATTTCACTCGGCTTTTTCAATAACTTAAATAAAGCGAAACGCCACGCAGAATACATTCGTTACCTTGGCTATGATGCGCGTTACACCGAGCAACAAACGCCCCGCGAAGTCTTTTGGCTGGACTATGATGAACCGTTTGGCAGCAACGCGCCGGTGCAAACTTGGAGCGCGGCGATTGATGCTACTTCGGACGTACAACGGATTCCACGAGCTTGTCAGTAA
- a CDS encoding type III pantothenate kinase: MTILLVDAGNSRLKWAELDAAGNASVQQALAYGERPALAAFLDLLDRYPCATHITLVHVLSSLFDDSVMAACQERAIGLHIARSAAQAYGVVSGYQQPSTLGADRFVGLVAAHHLLGKKACVVIDCGTAITLDALDSDGRHLGGLILPGLQLAADALIARAQNRLSLSFEQPSVFADATSRAIGGGCLFGVVGAIEGICARMQPAFDTALQYVLTGGDAQRLQTWLRFECHLVPDLLMQGLRYITEHEACTRC; the protein is encoded by the coding sequence GTGACAATTTTGCTGGTGGATGCAGGCAATTCACGCCTGAAATGGGCGGAGCTTGATGCTGCGGGGAATGCCTCGGTGCAGCAGGCGTTGGCGTATGGGGAACGCCCTGCGTTGGCGGCGTTTCTGGATTTGCTGGACAGGTATCCGTGCGCAACGCACATTACCTTGGTGCATGTGTTAAGCAGTTTGTTTGATGACAGCGTGATGGCGGCATGTCAGGAACGGGCGATTGGATTGCACATTGCGCGTTCGGCGGCGCAGGCTTATGGCGTGGTGTCAGGCTATCAACAGCCATCGACTTTGGGGGCGGATCGTTTCGTGGGGTTGGTGGCGGCGCATCATTTATTGGGTAAAAAAGCGTGCGTGGTCATTGATTGCGGCACGGCGATTACCTTGGATGCATTGGATAGCGACGGGCGGCATCTGGGCGGATTAATTTTGCCCGGTTTGCAACTGGCGGCGGATGCATTGATTGCGCGGGCGCAAAACCGTTTGAGTTTATCGTTTGAGCAGCCGAGTGTGTTTGCGGATGCTACCAGTCGTGCGATTGGCGGTGGTTGTTTGTTCGGGGTGGTGGGGGCGATTGAAGGCATTTGTGCGCGAATGCAGCCTGCCTTTGATACCGCATTGCAATATGTGTTGACGGGCGGGGATGCGCAACGCTTGCAGACGTGGTTGCGGTTTGAATGTCACCTTGTCCCGGATTTGTTGATGCAGGGGTTGCGCTACATTACGGAGCATGAAGCATGTACCCGGTGTTGA
- a CDS encoding biotin--[acetyl-CoA-carboxylase] ligase yields MHNELDAGLIRAALTADVAQLLGDIQVFASLDSTNAWALQHAQCGDVCLAEQQTAGRGRRGKAWESPAGTNVYLSLRWCFETVPAHLPMLGLVTGLAVAEALRDCGIEGHGVKWPNDIVVGGNNHLQKLGGILLEAVGSLQQVVIGIGLNVNRLPTATSAIDQPWSSLRACAGREFDRNQVVAAILSRLLLGLQVFSRLDMAQFQRNWQHWDVLHGCPVRVLAGSEVIEGIACGVDVQGQLRLEVRDGVIKAFSSADVSVRM; encoded by the coding sequence ATGCACAATGAGTTGGATGCTGGGTTAATCCGGGCAGCGTTAACAGCGGATGTGGCGCAACTGCTGGGTGATATTCAGGTATTTGCGAGTCTGGATTCGACCAATGCCTGGGCTTTGCAACACGCGCAATGTGGCGATGTGTGTCTCGCGGAACAACAAACGGCGGGGCGTGGGCGGCGTGGTAAGGCGTGGGAATCGCCCGCTGGTACGAATGTGTATTTGTCGTTACGTTGGTGTTTTGAAACCGTACCGGCGCATTTGCCGATGCTGGGCTTGGTGACGGGGCTGGCAGTGGCGGAAGCGTTACGCGATTGTGGTATTGAAGGGCATGGGGTTAAGTGGCCTAACGATATTGTTGTGGGGGGTAATAATCACCTCCAGAAACTCGGTGGCATTTTGTTGGAAGCTGTCGGTTCGTTGCAGCAGGTGGTGATTGGGATTGGTTTAAACGTGAATCGCTTGCCCACCGCTACGAGTGCGATTGATCAGCCTTGGAGCAGTTTACGGGCGTGTGCTGGGCGGGAATTTGACCGTAATCAGGTGGTTGCGGCGATACTCTCGCGATTATTACTAGGATTACAGGTATTTTCGCGGCTGGATATGGCACAATTCCAACGCAATTGGCAACACTGGGATGTGCTGCACGGCTGCCCAGTACGGGTATTGGCGGGTAGCGAGGTGATCGAAGGGATTGCCTGCGGGGTCGATGTTCAAGGACAGTTACGGCTCGAAGTCAGGGATGGTGTTATTAAGGCGTTTTCTTCAGCGGATGTATCGGTGCGCATGTGA
- a CDS encoding MFS transporter, with amino-acid sequence MNIPSSEIISKPPYVRLSVFYFTYFAALGVFVPYWTVYLKKVAGFSAAQIGELMAVFMASKVVAPFIWGWLADHTGQRLRIIQLASALAVVCFAGVYWQNSYGWMVLVMASFGFFWNASLPQFEALTLNHLGTDIGRYSRIRLWGSVGFIVMVVSLPPLLERYGIERAVDAMLLLFIAIWVATGLVRDKPHHAHAENTSRLREVMRQPAVWLLLLACALQQGSHGVYYTFFSLYLEDHGYSRNFTGWMWALGVIAEVVLFVFMHRLIGRFGAERLFVLAMLLTGIRWILLGVWVDHLPVLLVAQVLHAATYGLFHASAIHLIHHVFPGRLQGRGQALYSGVSYGVGGALGSLLSGYGWETLGSTQTFYIATVVVNLGLFMSLYAMRDLGKHYAQ; translated from the coding sequence ATGAACATCCCATCCTCAGAAATCATCTCCAAGCCGCCCTATGTGCGGCTTTCGGTTTTCTATTTCACCTATTTTGCAGCGCTCGGCGTGTTTGTGCCGTATTGGACGGTGTACCTGAAAAAGGTTGCCGGGTTTTCGGCTGCGCAAATCGGTGAGCTGATGGCGGTATTCATGGCGAGTAAGGTAGTCGCGCCGTTTATTTGGGGGTGGTTGGCGGATCATACCGGGCAGCGGTTGCGTATTATTCAGTTGGCGAGTGCGTTGGCGGTGGTGTGTTTTGCCGGGGTGTATTGGCAAAACAGTTACGGCTGGATGGTGTTGGTGATGGCGAGTTTCGGGTTTTTCTGGAATGCGTCGTTGCCGCAGTTTGAGGCGTTGACGCTGAATCATTTGGGTACGGACATTGGGCGGTATAGCCGGATTCGCTTGTGGGGGTCGGTGGGTTTCATTGTGATGGTGGTGAGTTTGCCGCCATTATTGGAGCGTTACGGCATTGAGCGTGCAGTCGATGCCATGTTGCTGTTGTTTATTGCGATTTGGGTGGCGACGGGGTTGGTGCGTGATAAACCGCACCATGCCCATGCGGAAAATACCAGCCGTTTACGTGAAGTGATGCGTCAACCGGCGGTGTGGCTGTTGTTGTTGGCGTGTGCGCTGCAACAGGGGAGTCACGGGGTTTATTACACATTTTTTAGTTTGTATTTGGAAGATCACGGCTATTCGCGCAACTTTACCGGCTGGATGTGGGCGTTGGGGGTGATTGCGGAAGTGGTGTTGTTTGTGTTTATGCATCGCTTAATCGGGCGTTTTGGGGCGGAACGCTTGTTCGTGCTGGCGATGTTGCTAACGGGAATTCGCTGGATATTGTTGGGCGTGTGGGTGGATCATTTGCCGGTGTTGTTGGTGGCGCAAGTGTTACACGCGGCGACTTACGGGTTGTTTCATGCGTCGGCGATTCATTTGATTCATCATGTGTTTCCGGGGCGGCTGCAAGGGCGTGGGCAGGCGTTGTATTCCGGGGTAAGTTACGGCGTGGGCGGTGCGCTGGGTAGTTTGCTCAGTGGTTATGGTTGGGAAACGCTGGGGTCAACACAAACGTTTTATATTGCGACGGTCGTGGTCAATCTGGGGTTGTTTATGAGCTTGTACGCGATGCGTGATTTGGGGAAGCATTATGCACAATGA
- a CDS encoding DUF3368 domain-containing protein yields MSVVFCNTTPFIALASINRLDLMPRCFGDVHVVTEVIDECAVGGRVKVPNLRMLDWVIPVVSQPVVHTTLLLELDKGEKHTIDMAKRNQADWVIIDEKIGRNLAEYLGLRVTGTLGILLKAKQQGWIDSFLEAVHSMQQYGIRYHPDLVRKLAQCVGE; encoded by the coding sequence ATGAGTGTCGTCTTTTGCAATACCACGCCCTTTATTGCTCTTGCCAGTATTAACCGTCTTGACCTGATGCCGCGTTGTTTTGGGGATGTCCATGTTGTCACCGAAGTAATTGATGAATGTGCTGTGGGAGGCAGGGTTAAAGTGCCGAATTTACGCATGTTGGATTGGGTGATTCCGGTGGTTTCGCAACCTGTCGTGCATACTACATTGTTGTTAGAGCTAGATAAGGGCGAAAAACATACCATCGACATGGCAAAACGCAATCAAGCGGATTGGGTCATCATTGATGAGAAAATCGGGCGAAATTTGGCAGAGTATCTTGGTTTACGGGTAACAGGAACACTAGGTATTCTCCTAAAAGCGAAACAACAAGGTTGGATTGATTCATTTCTGGAAGCTGTCCATTCCATGCAACAGTATGGTATCCGTTATCATCCCGATCTTGTGCGGAAACTGGCACAGTGTGTGGGCGAATAA
- a CDS encoding UPF0175 family protein, whose translation MNRIIEIDCPLELLIGLHLNAERFADYLKRQAAISLFKEGRISSGMAATWLEIPRANFLHLAWDAGAVLMEDSGDDLMRETALL comes from the coding sequence ATGAATCGCATCATCGAAATAGATTGCCCGCTCGAACTGCTGATCGGGCTACATTTGAATGCTGAGCGTTTTGCAGATTACTTGAAGCGGCAGGCAGCTATTAGCTTGTTCAAGGAAGGGCGTATCAGTTCCGGTATGGCGGCCACTTGGTTAGAGATTCCTCGTGCTAATTTCTTGCATTTGGCTTGGGATGCCGGAGCTGTCTTGATGGAAGATTCTGGTGATGACCTGATGCGGGAAACGGCTCTGCTATGA
- a CDS encoding Uma2 family endonuclease: MEALKLKTVDDLLLASQQGERIELINGEIVKRPMARSDHALAQAGLSGQFLPLWRKGSDGGWWIMSEISVRYNEHHCPAHDLAGWRKERVPHRPTGMMEILPDWVCEITSPGHERKDTFTQLLRLQAYQVPYYWLISPEDKTLIAYELDNGRYRVAFSVECHDVATCSQLIIPPFTGQVLDFGYVFGDE; this comes from the coding sequence ATGGAAGCCCTTAAACTTAAAACCGTTGATGATTTATTGCTTGCCAGTCAGCAGGGTGAGCGTATTGAATTAATCAACGGTGAAATCGTCAAACGCCCAATGGCACGATCTGATCATGCCTTGGCGCAGGCGGGTTTGTCGGGGCAGTTTCTACCGTTGTGGCGTAAGGGCAGCGACGGTGGGTGGTGGATTATGAGCGAAATCAGTGTGCGCTATAACGAGCACCATTGCCCTGCTCATGACTTGGCGGGTTGGCGTAAAGAGCGTGTACCTCATCGCCCCACTGGAATGATGGAAATTCTCCCGGACTGGGTATGTGAAATCACATCGCCGGGGCATGAACGTAAAGATACCTTTACCCAGTTGTTGCGCTTACAAGCCTATCAAGTGCCTTATTATTGGCTGATTTCCCCGGAAGACAAAACCCTGATTGCGTATGAACTGGATAATGGGCGTTATCGCGTGGCATTTTCGGTGGAATGCCATGATGTCGCCACTTGCAGCCAGCTCATAATACCGCCGTTTACGGGGCAGGTGCTGGATTTTGGGTATGTGTTTGGGGATGAATAG
- the aroC gene encoding chorismate synthase — protein MSGNTFGKLFSVTSFGESHGPAIGCIVDGCPPGLALTEADIQIDLDRRKPGQSRHTTQRREADEVQILSGVFEGKTTGTTIALLIHNTDQRSKDYGDIMDRFRPGHADYTYYKKYGFRDYRGGGRSSARETAMRVAAGSIAKKWLLERYGVVIRGYLSQLGPIVAETLDWDEIANNPFFCPDASKVQPMEDYMDALRKEGNSVGAKITTVASNVPPGWGEPIFDRLDADIAHAMMSINAAKGVEIGAGFDCVAQKGTEHRDEITIQGFLSNHSGGVLGGISSGQEIVVHTAFKPTSSMRIPGRTVNLDGEAVEVITKGRHDPCVGIRATPICEAMLAITLMDHALRHRGQNADVTTDLPDIPGAVDGSP, from the coding sequence ATGTCAGGAAATACTTTTGGAAAACTATTTTCCGTGACCTCCTTCGGCGAGAGTCACGGCCCCGCAATCGGTTGCATCGTGGATGGCTGCCCGCCTGGACTCGCCCTCACCGAAGCCGATATTCAAATTGACCTTGATCGGCGCAAGCCGGGGCAAAGTCGCCACACCACCCAGCGGCGCGAAGCCGACGAAGTGCAAATCCTATCGGGGGTATTCGAGGGTAAAACCACGGGTACAACGATTGCGCTGCTCATCCACAACACGGATCAGCGTTCTAAGGATTACGGCGATATTATGGATCGCTTCCGCCCCGGTCATGCTGATTACACGTATTACAAAAAATACGGCTTCCGCGATTACCGTGGGGGAGGGCGTTCGTCTGCCCGCGAAACCGCAATGCGCGTTGCTGCCGGGTCGATTGCCAAGAAGTGGTTGCTGGAACGTTACGGCGTGGTGATTCGCGGCTATTTGTCGCAACTTGGCCCCATCGTTGCCGAAACTTTGGATTGGGACGAAATCGCCAACAACCCCTTCTTCTGCCCGGATGCCAGTAAAGTGCAGCCGATGGAAGACTACATGGATGCCTTGCGCAAAGAAGGCAATTCCGTCGGTGCGAAAATCACCACGGTAGCGTCCAATGTACCACCCGGTTGGGGTGAGCCGATTTTCGATCGGCTGGATGCGGATATTGCGCACGCGATGATGTCGATCAATGCGGCAAAGGGTGTGGAAATCGGTGCGGGTTTCGACTGCGTGGCGCAAAAAGGCACAGAGCACCGCGATGAAATCACCATACAAGGCTTCCTCAGCAACCATTCTGGCGGCGTATTGGGCGGTATTTCGTCGGGGCAGGAAATCGTGGTGCATACCGCGTTCAAACCGACTTCCAGTATGCGCATTCCGGGGCGTACTGTGAATCTGGATGGTGAAGCGGTGGAAGTAATCACCAAAGGTCGCCATGACCCGTGCGTGGGGATTCGTGCTACCCCAATTTGCGAGGCAATGCTGGCGATTACGTTGATGGATCATGCGTTGCGGCATCGCGGACAGAATGCGGATGTGACGACGGATTTACCGGATATTCCGGGAGCTGTCGATGGAAGCCCTTAA
- a CDS encoding metal-dependent hydrolase has product MKECNTHQLAALAMGIGAGATAATFLPTLDWAVIGVTAISGYAGGLLPDIDDQESSNFAVIKNLTRIAAVVVPGIQFFYRPTDLLLAIPLALFMLSHFWDLLHQMTKRGGGTHSVLAAVCLSLGVSWVAYLTAGYAAVVPAFIAAGVGYVVHLLLDDLSRPPLPLTQNLRVWGTL; this is encoded by the coding sequence ATGAAAGAATGCAACACGCATCAATTGGCAGCACTAGCGATGGGCATAGGCGCAGGTGCAACGGCTGCTACATTTTTACCAACGCTAGACTGGGCTGTGATTGGGGTCACGGCAATTAGCGGTTACGCAGGCGGTCTGTTGCCTGACATTGATGATCAGGAATCAAGCAATTTCGCCGTCATTAAAAACCTTACGCGCATTGCGGCAGTCGTCGTGCCCGGTATTCAGTTTTTTTACCGCCCGACGGACTTATTGCTGGCAATACCGTTAGCATTATTCATGCTGTCGCATTTTTGGGATTTGTTGCACCAAATGACCAAACGCGGCGGCGGTACGCACTCAGTACTAGCGGCGGTTTGTTTGTCGCTGGGGGTGTCGTGGGTAGCGTATTTAACCGCAGGGTATGCGGCAGTCGTGCCTGCCTTTATCGCAGCGGGAGTCGGCTATGTGGTTCACCTGTTGTTGGATGATTTGAGCCGCCCACCGCTTCCCCTAACGCAGAACCTTCGCGTATGGGGTACGCTTTAA